A window of the Natronomonas salina genome harbors these coding sequences:
- a CDS encoding universal stress protein, with protein sequence MRVLVPMDGSKQSWTAFDHAVEMFGDGTLVCLRVVDPVQSGYGVGSGAAAAADEWLASQNEAAEEMFDDVREQAAQAGVDVETHTEVGRPARTIEEFAEEQDVDHVVVGSHGRDGISRILLGSVSEKVVRRSPVPVTVVR encoded by the coding sequence ATGCGAGTTCTCGTGCCGATGGACGGTTCGAAGCAGTCCTGGACGGCCTTCGACCACGCGGTCGAGATGTTCGGCGACGGGACCCTGGTCTGTCTCCGCGTCGTCGACCCGGTGCAGTCGGGCTACGGCGTCGGCAGCGGCGCGGCCGCGGCGGCCGACGAGTGGCTGGCGTCCCAGAACGAGGCCGCCGAGGAGATGTTCGACGACGTCCGCGAGCAGGCCGCCCAGGCCGGCGTTGACGTCGAGACTCACACAGAGGTCGGCCGCCCGGCGCGGACCATCGAGGAGTTCGCCGAGGAACAGGACGTAGACCACGTCGTGGTCGGCAGCCACGGCCGCGACGGCATCTCCCGCATCCTCCTCGGCAGCGTCTCGGAGAAGGTCGTCCGACGGTCGCCGGTGCCGGTGACGGTCGTGCGGTAG
- a CDS encoding ATP-binding protein: MSDLGDFSNYDPDDDSSSETGDLDGDGGVEVDAGADADDDFEAVSVTPVGSDRGIGTLSASEGLVISEREEDTCLRAYVTVQNRASVRIGSYLIASYPDGERLFCRIVALEYAQEFRSDDATEIHSRRAMRRDSVDEQDYKFMATLEPVAVLYEEGGELKRRMTDRVPKPETVVRQAEDSEEIKTGLKIPGDGVFLGHLSVGGEKVRTAAEPPTIDYRLKDDYESGDPLVFRHSLVAGGTGSGKTHCAKNVLRQYLADDRRYPVDDGREVAPAVVQFDPQDEYAQMHDDNPGMDGDFRRRLEREDVAHGGVEDTKAFVPKVGDASYAASHHRAEQVEFTIPFSMVDENPWLIAGSKLNDNQYGALIYLLNRFFDQYGDGGTYDQFMSFLDDPALKEELDESGRVHEATFDAVRRRAFGFGNVFDQDARPITDLVSEFVRPGGMTTVPTYHVNDSRATTTVVLAVASLLVDEKLSNDPTYERIKETPLLLGMDEAHNFLTDADNVQARKVIGKFAEAAKQGRKERLGLFLITQDPQDIADPIFKQINTTVVLNLGDEDAIKAVNIPSNLEGKVPYMEKGQMVVYSPDNSEPVELVGLSKCLTRHGRD; this comes from the coding sequence ATGTCCGACCTGGGTGATTTCTCGAACTACGACCCCGACGACGACTCGTCGTCGGAGACGGGGGACCTCGACGGCGACGGGGGCGTCGAGGTCGACGCGGGTGCCGACGCGGACGACGACTTCGAGGCCGTCTCGGTCACGCCGGTGGGGAGCGACCGCGGCATCGGGACGCTGTCGGCCTCCGAGGGGCTCGTCATCAGCGAGCGCGAGGAGGACACCTGCCTGCGCGCGTACGTCACGGTCCAGAACCGCGCGTCGGTCCGCATCGGCAGCTACCTGATCGCCTCCTACCCCGACGGCGAGCGCCTGTTCTGCCGCATCGTCGCCCTGGAGTACGCCCAGGAGTTCCGCTCCGACGACGCCACGGAGATCCACTCCCGGCGCGCGATGCGTCGGGACTCCGTCGACGAACAGGACTACAAGTTCATGGCGACATTGGAGCCCGTCGCCGTGCTCTACGAGGAGGGCGGCGAACTGAAGCGGCGGATGACCGACCGGGTGCCGAAACCCGAGACGGTCGTCCGGCAGGCCGAGGACAGCGAGGAGATCAAGACCGGCCTGAAGATCCCCGGCGACGGCGTCTTCCTCGGGCACCTCTCGGTCGGCGGCGAGAAGGTCCGGACCGCCGCCGAGCCGCCGACCATCGACTACCGGCTGAAGGACGACTACGAGTCCGGCGACCCGCTCGTCTTCCGGCACTCGCTGGTGGCCGGCGGAACGGGCTCCGGGAAGACCCACTGCGCGAAGAACGTCCTCCGGCAGTACCTCGCCGACGACCGTCGCTACCCCGTCGACGACGGCCGCGAGGTCGCGCCGGCGGTCGTCCAGTTCGACCCCCAGGACGAGTACGCCCAGATGCACGACGACAACCCGGGGATGGACGGCGACTTCCGGCGCCGGCTCGAGCGTGAGGACGTCGCCCACGGCGGCGTCGAGGATACGAAGGCGTTCGTCCCGAAGGTCGGCGACGCCAGCTACGCCGCCTCCCACCACCGCGCCGAGCAGGTGGAGTTCACCATCCCGTTCTCGATGGTCGACGAGAACCCGTGGCTCATCGCGGGCTCGAAGCTCAACGACAACCAGTACGGCGCGCTCATCTACCTGCTGAACCGGTTCTTCGACCAGTACGGTGACGGCGGCACCTACGACCAGTTCATGTCGTTCCTCGACGACCCGGCGCTGAAGGAGGAACTCGACGAGTCCGGCCGCGTCCACGAGGCGACCTTCGACGCCGTCCGGCGTCGGGCCTTCGGCTTCGGGAACGTCTTCGACCAGGACGCCCGGCCCATCACCGACCTGGTCTCGGAGTTCGTCCGCCCCGGCGGGATGACCACGGTGCCGACCTACCACGTCAACGACTCCCGGGCGACGACGACCGTCGTCCTCGCGGTCGCGTCGCTGCTGGTCGACGAGAAGCTCTCCAACGACCCGACCTACGAGCGCATCAAGGAAACGCCGCTCCTGCTCGGGATGGACGAGGCGCACAACTTCCTCACCGACGCCGACAACGTCCAGGCGCGGAAGGTCATCGGCAAGTTCGCCGAGGCCGCCAAGCAGGGCCGCAAGGAGCGGCTCGGCCTGTTCCTCATCACGCAGGACCCACAGGACATCGCCGACCCCATCTTCAAGCAGATCAACACGACGGTCGTGCTCAACCTCGGCGACGAGGACGCCATCAAGGCGGTCAACATCCCGTCGAACCTCGAGGGGAAGGTGCCGTACATGGAGAAGGGCCAGATGGTGGTCTACTCGCCGGACAACTCCGAACCGGTCGAGCTGGTCGGCCTCTCGAAGTGCCTGACCCGTCACGGTCGGGACTGA
- a CDS encoding MBL fold metallo-hydrolase: protein MSTFEVTDGVHGIDVELFDEGFLSGYLFDDDEPTLVDPGAATSAETVLEAVESLGVDPAALENVVLSHVHLDHAGAAGDLVEAVPDLDVYVHEATAQHLVDPAALVESTRAAMGEHFAAMGEPTPVPDENIVPVPESGETVDIGANTLELIHAPGHSPDHFAVWNPERDLLFAAESIGGYLPRADRWAPPATLPNFDVGTLSDSIEQLRKLDPEHVVFPHFGAYPDPASAFGMASRELHRFDERIVALYEETGSVEATRSRVADELLDLSPPYDEVVETFYARLVTDGYLKYHDLL from the coding sequence ATGTCCACCTTCGAGGTCACCGACGGCGTCCACGGTATCGACGTCGAACTGTTCGACGAGGGCTTCCTCTCCGGCTACCTCTTCGACGACGACGAGCCGACGCTCGTCGACCCCGGCGCGGCCACCAGCGCCGAGACGGTCCTGGAAGCCGTCGAGTCCCTCGGCGTCGACCCGGCGGCCCTCGAGAACGTCGTGCTCTCGCACGTCCACCTCGACCACGCCGGCGCCGCGGGCGACCTCGTCGAGGCGGTCCCCGACCTCGACGTCTACGTCCACGAGGCGACGGCCCAGCACCTGGTCGACCCGGCCGCCCTCGTCGAGAGCACCCGGGCCGCGATGGGCGAGCACTTCGCGGCGATGGGCGAGCCGACGCCGGTCCCGGACGAGAACATCGTCCCGGTTCCGGAATCAGGCGAGACCGTCGACATCGGCGCGAACACCCTCGAACTGATCCACGCGCCGGGACACTCCCCGGACCACTTCGCCGTGTGGAACCCCGAGCGCGACCTGCTGTTCGCCGCCGAGAGTATCGGCGGCTACCTCCCGCGGGCCGACCGGTGGGCCCCGCCGGCGACGCTTCCGAACTTCGACGTCGGGACGCTCAGCGACTCCATCGAGCAGCTCCGGAAACTCGACCCCGAACACGTCGTCTTCCCGCACTTCGGCGCCTACCCCGACCCGGCGTCGGCTTTCGGGATGGCGTCGCGGGAGCTCCACCGCTTCGACGAGCGGATCGTCGCCCTCTACGAGGAGACCGGATCGGTCGAGGCGACCCGCAGCCGGGTCGCCGACGAGCTGCTCGACCTCTCGCCGCCCTACGACGAGGTCGTCGAGACGTTCTACGCTCGCCTCGTCACCGACGGCTACCTGAAGTACCACGACCTGCTCTGA